The Oncorhynchus masou masou isolate Uvic2021 chromosome 31, UVic_Omas_1.1, whole genome shotgun sequence genome includes a region encoding these proteins:
- the LOC135525227 gene encoding fibroblast growth factor 3-like codes for MVIILVLLLLNLMHPSHQKPRSSMTLRTSTPQHQSFNPRQRRDAAGRGGVYEHLGGAPRHRKLYCATKYHLQIHPNGRIDGTLEENNPFSILEIAAVDVGVVVIKGLFSDRYLAMNEKGGLYASAAFNQECEFMERIHELGYNTYASRNYQTTPPSTSTGSSSRRRASAERLWYVSINGKGRPKRGLKTRRTEKASLFLPRVLGHKDHDMVHLLFNSSLGYRQTALRLAGKTGPRRQRHVSISRQFDD; via the exons ATGGTTATAATACTGGTTTTGTTATTGTTGAATTTGATGCATCCCAGTCACCAAAAGCCCCGTTCTTCTATGACGCTTAGGACATCTACTCCACAGCATCAGAGCTTTAACCCGAGGCAGCGCAGGGATGCTGCGGGGCGTGGGGGAGTGTACGAGCACCTTGGTGGAGCACCGAGACACAGAAAGTTGTACTGTGCCACAAAGTATCACTTACAAATACATCCCAACGGGAGAATAGACGGGACCCTGGAGGAGAATAACCCTTTCA GCATATTGGAGATAGCAGCAGTGGATGTGGGAGTGGTGGTGATTAAAGGACTGTTCTCTGATAGATATCTGGCCATGAACGAAAAAGGAGGACTATATGCATCG GCTGCCTTCAACCAGGAGTGTGAGTTCATGGAGCGGATCCATGAGTTAGGCTACAACACGTACGCCTCTCGCAACTACCAGAcaacccctccctccacctcaacAGGAAGCAGCAGCAGGCGAAGGGCGAGCGCTGAGAGGCTGTGGTACGTGTCAATCAATGGAAAGGGCCGGCCAAAGCGTGGCCTGAAGACTCGCAGGACAGAGAAGGCCTCCCTCTTCCTGCCCAGGGTCCTTGGCCACAAGGACCATGACATGGTTCACCTGTTGTTCAACAGTAGTCTCGGGTACAGGCAGACTGCCCTC